Proteins co-encoded in one Rattus rattus isolate New Zealand chromosome 5, Rrattus_CSIRO_v1, whole genome shotgun sequence genomic window:
- the Chrna1 gene encoding acetylcholine receptor subunit alpha yields the protein MELTAVLLLLGLCSAGTVLGSEHETRLVAKLFKDYSSVVRPVEDHREIVQVTVGLQLIQLINVDEVNQIVTTNVRLKQQWVDYNLKWNPDDYGGVKKIHIPSEKIWRPDVVLYNNADGDFAIVKFTKVLLDYTGHITWTPPAIFKSYCEIIVTHFPFDEQNCSMKLGTWTYDGSVVAINPESDQPDLSNFMESGEWVIKEARGWKHWVFYSCCPNTPYLDITYHFVMQRLPLYFIVNVIIPCLLFSFLTSLVFYLPTDSGEKMTLSISVLLSLTVFLLVIVELIPSTSSAVPLIGKYMLFTMVFVIASIIITVIVINTHHRSPSTHIMPEWVRKVFIDTIPNIMFFSTMKRPSRDKQEKRIFTEDIDISDISGKPGPPPMGFHSPLIKHPEVKSAIEGVKYIAETMKSDQESNNASEEWKYVAMVMDHILLGVFMLVCLIGTLAVFAGRLIELHQQG from the exons ATGGAGCTCACCGCTGTCCTCCTGCTGCTGGGCCTCTGCTCGG CTGGCACTGTTCTGGGCTCCGAACATGAGACTCGTCTAGTGGCAAAGCTCTTTAAAGACTATAGCAGTGTGGTCCGGCCAGTGGAGGACCACCGTGAGATTGTACAGGTCACCGTGGGACTGCAACTGATCCAGCTTATCAATGTG gatgAAGTAAATCAGATTGTGACAACCAACGTTCGTCTGAAACAG CAATGGGTTGATTACAACTTGAAATGGAATCCAGATGACTATGGAGGAGTGAAAAAAATTCACATCCCCTCAGAAAAGATCTGGCGGCCGGACGTTGTTCTCTATAACAA TGCAGATGGAGACTTTGCCATTGTCAAATTCACCAAGGTGCTCCTGGACTACACCGGTCACATCACCTGGACCCCTCCAGCCATCTTTAAAAGCTACTGTGAGATCATCGTCACCCACTTTCCCTTCGATGAGCAGAACTGCAGCATGAAGCTGGGCACTTGGACCTATGATGGCTCTGTGGTAGCCATCAATCCG GAAAGTGACCAGCCCGACCTGAGTAACTTCATGGAGAGCGGAGAGTGGGTGATCAAGGAAGCCCGGGGCTGGAAGCACTGGGTGTTTTACTCCTGCTGCCCCAACACCCCTTATCTGGACATCACCTACCACTTCGTCATGCAGCGCCTGCCCCTCTACTTCATTGTCAACGTCATCATTCCCTGCCTGCTCTTCTCCTTCTTAACCAGCCTGGTGTTCTACCTGCCTACAGACTCAG GGGAGAAGATGACGCTAAGCATCTCTGTCTTACTGTCCCTGACTGTGTTCCTTCTCGTCATTGTGGAGCTGATCCCTTCCACCTCTAGCGCTGTACCCCTGATCGGGAAGTACATGCTGTTTACCATGGTCTTTGTCATTGCGTCCATAATAATCACCGTCATTGTCATCAACACACACCACCGTtcgcccagcacccacatcatgccCGAGTGGGTGCGGAAG gtTTTTATCGACACTATCCCAAACATCATGTTTTTCTCCACAAtgaaaagaccatccagagataAACAAGAGAAAAGGATTTTCACAGAAGACATAGATATCTCTGACATCTCTGGGAAGCCGGGGCCTCCACCTATGGGCTTTCATTCTCCGCTGATCAAGCACCCTGAGGTGAAAAGCGCCATTGAGGGTGTGAAGTACATTGCAGAGACCATGAAGTCAGACCAGGAGTCTAACAAT GCGTCTGAAGAGTGGAAGTATGTCGCCATGGTGATGGACCACATCCTCCTCGGAGTCTTTATGCTGGTGTGTCTCATCGGGACGCTGGCTGTGTTTGCAGGTCGGCTCATTGAGCTACATCAACAAGGATGA